One segment of Paenibacillus pabuli DNA contains the following:
- the glmU gene encoding bifunctional UDP-N-acetylglucosamine diphosphorylase/glucosamine-1-phosphate N-acetyltransferase GlmU has product MAIVLAAGQGKRMKSKLYKVLHPVCGKPMVGHVLDAALRAGVERSVVVVGHGAEAVQSFLGSKAEYALQAEQLGTGHAVKQVKSLLGSEEGSTIVVCGDTPLVTSETLEGLMKLHESRGAAATVLTAQLDNPKGYGRVIRGEDGSVQRIVEQKDCTEQEDAVNEINTGTYCFDNAKLFAALEKVTNQNAQGEYYLTDVVGIFRNDGEVVEAYMSDDIAESIGVNDRLALSQAEAYMRERLAVKHMLNGVTIIDPSSTYIGADVTIGSDTVLYPGTILKGTTSIGEACHIGPQADIEDSVIQNGVTIKHSVLSQAEVGEETTVGPFAYLRPGTKLGRKVKIGDFVEVKNATIDEGSKVSHLSYIGDAKVGKNVNVGCGAITVNYDGYNKAVTTIEDDAFVGSNVNLIAPITVGKGAYVVAGSTVTHSVPENDLAIARPRQENKPGYAEKIRGRAKAKKQNAKPE; this is encoded by the coding sequence ATGGCAATTGTACTTGCGGCAGGGCAAGGCAAACGAATGAAATCTAAATTGTACAAAGTACTGCATCCCGTATGCGGTAAACCTATGGTAGGTCATGTGCTGGATGCAGCTCTACGCGCAGGCGTTGAGCGTAGTGTAGTCGTGGTTGGCCATGGTGCCGAAGCGGTGCAGTCATTTTTGGGTTCCAAAGCAGAGTACGCACTTCAGGCTGAACAATTGGGGACCGGTCACGCAGTGAAGCAGGTTAAGTCCTTGCTTGGAAGCGAAGAAGGCTCTACCATCGTTGTCTGTGGAGACACACCACTAGTGACCAGTGAAACTCTGGAAGGTCTGATGAAGCTTCATGAGAGTCGCGGAGCTGCTGCAACCGTGCTAACGGCTCAATTGGACAATCCAAAAGGCTACGGCCGCGTCATTCGCGGAGAAGACGGTTCTGTACAACGCATTGTGGAGCAGAAGGACTGCACCGAGCAGGAAGACGCTGTAAATGAAATTAACACAGGGACATACTGCTTCGACAATGCCAAATTGTTTGCTGCACTGGAGAAAGTGACAAATCAGAACGCCCAAGGAGAGTATTACCTGACTGATGTTGTTGGGATTTTCCGTAACGATGGTGAAGTGGTTGAAGCTTACATGTCAGATGATATCGCGGAATCCATTGGGGTTAACGATCGACTTGCCCTTTCCCAAGCAGAAGCATATATGCGTGAACGTTTGGCTGTAAAACATATGTTGAACGGTGTTACGATCATTGATCCCTCATCGACATATATCGGAGCGGATGTTACGATTGGATCAGACACGGTATTGTACCCGGGAACCATTCTGAAAGGGACAACTTCCATTGGCGAAGCCTGCCATATTGGTCCTCAGGCCGATATTGAAGACAGTGTTATTCAGAACGGGGTAACGATTAAACATTCCGTGTTGTCCCAAGCTGAAGTTGGCGAAGAGACAACGGTAGGACCATTTGCTTACCTGCGTCCTGGTACCAAGCTGGGCCGAAAAGTAAAAATTGGTGACTTTGTCGAAGTGAAAAATGCTACAATTGATGAAGGATCCAAAGTATCACATCTCAGTTATATTGGGGATGCTAAAGTAGGTAAGAACGTAAATGTTGGTTGCGGGGCAATAACGGTTAATTACGATGGATATAATAAAGCTGTAACGACAATTGAAGATGATGCGTTCGTAGGCAGCAATGTCAATCTGATTGCACCCATCACGGTAGGAAAAGGCGCTTATGTGGTTGCCGGCTCAACCGTCACACATTCCGTTCCGGAGAATGATCTGGCTATTGCTCGTCCTCGCCAGGAGAACAAACCTGGTTACGCGGAGAAAATTCGCGGACGTGCCAAAGCCAAGAAACAAAATGCCAAACCCGAATAA
- the purR gene encoding pur operon repressor, with product MKKLKRSARLVEMTQYLLSRPHTVIPLTTFAERYGAAKSSISEDLAIIKEVFEEGGSGELQTLAGAAGGVKWIPKVSREHALAFAERLSNQLEQPDRILPGGYLYMSDLLGQPALMNEAGKIFATAFGNMDIDVVMTVETKGIPLAYATGAQLNLPVVLVRRDHQATEGSAVSINYVSGSHKSLHTMSLSRRAMREHSRVLIVDDFMKAGGTVQGMIDLLAEFNATVAGVGVLVESGSVDSEERLLTDYVSLAQLTAVDAKSRHISVKPGNYFDL from the coding sequence GTGAAGAAATTAAAACGAAGCGCTAGGCTGGTTGAAATGACGCAGTATTTATTGTCAAGACCGCATACGGTGATTCCGCTAACCACTTTTGCCGAACGTTATGGTGCCGCGAAGTCGTCAATCAGTGAAGATTTGGCGATTATCAAGGAAGTGTTCGAAGAAGGTGGGTCGGGAGAACTGCAGACACTGGCAGGGGCTGCCGGGGGAGTCAAATGGATTCCGAAGGTGTCCAGAGAACATGCTCTGGCTTTTGCCGAACGACTAAGCAACCAGCTGGAGCAGCCTGACCGTATTTTGCCTGGTGGGTACCTCTATATGTCTGATTTGCTTGGACAGCCTGCATTGATGAATGAAGCAGGCAAAATATTTGCGACTGCTTTTGGCAATATGGATATCGATGTAGTCATGACGGTAGAAACGAAGGGCATCCCTCTGGCATATGCGACTGGAGCCCAGCTTAACCTGCCTGTAGTGCTCGTGCGCAGGGACCATCAGGCTACGGAAGGATCGGCCGTAAGTATCAATTATGTGTCGGGGTCCCATAAAAGTCTCCATACCATGTCCCTATCCCGCAGGGCGATGCGTGAGCATTCGAGGGTACTGATTGTGGATGATTTCATGAAGGCCGGAGGAACGGTACAGGGCATGATTGATTTGCTCGCCGAGTTTAATGCAACGGTAGCAGGTGTAGGGGTACTGGTAGAATCTGGTTCAGTTGATTCGGAAGAGCGTTTGCTGACCGATTACGTATCCCTGGCGCAGCTGACTGCTGTGGATGCGAAAAGCAGACACATTTCGGTGAAGCCTGGTAACTATTTTGACCTGTAG
- a CDS encoding ubiquitin-like domain-containing protein, which produces MGTFQPEETHESRSSSKSYALRWKHENLRQMALIAIFSIALTIMILLVVYGQAGKQISLVIDGKAQAVETRTGMLQEMLEEQSITVSPHDEVSMPLNGAIADGDRIVIERAVPVNITADGNTKTLYTTDSSVEDAIQKSGIEVASEDKVYPALATPIKADMKIRVVRVTKRTVEVEQPIAYKVVKTADPSLYKGDNRVIVNGKEGTLVQHIEKVFQDGELVSKKMVGKSVSTNRVDKVIAVGTKAKPVVKEPVIQTVSAQTSTAKKETTTNSKKTAASGSKVITVSGTSFKYSKVLKNVSMTAYSSEEPGIGTKTASGTRVTEGRTIAVDPKVIPIGWWVYIEGLGFRRAEDTGGAIKGNKIDVYYDSVKHALNFGRKKGKTVYVIGPVKPEAN; this is translated from the coding sequence GTGGGCACATTCCAACCAGAAGAGACCCATGAGTCACGATCATCCAGTAAGTCTTACGCGTTGCGGTGGAAGCATGAGAACTTGCGTCAAATGGCACTGATCGCTATTTTCTCAATCGCGCTTACAATCATGATCTTGTTAGTCGTTTACGGTCAAGCCGGGAAACAAATTTCGCTGGTTATCGATGGCAAAGCTCAAGCGGTAGAGACTCGTACAGGAATGCTTCAAGAAATGCTGGAGGAGCAATCAATCACAGTCAGCCCTCATGATGAGGTATCCATGCCTTTGAACGGGGCAATCGCAGATGGAGACCGCATTGTTATTGAGCGGGCCGTTCCAGTCAATATTACGGCAGACGGAAACACCAAGACTCTGTATACAACCGATTCATCGGTAGAAGATGCAATTCAGAAATCTGGAATTGAGGTTGCCAGTGAGGATAAGGTTTATCCAGCGCTCGCAACACCAATCAAGGCAGATATGAAAATTCGCGTAGTGCGTGTAACAAAGCGTACAGTGGAAGTGGAACAGCCGATTGCGTACAAAGTAGTCAAAACGGCTGATCCTAGCTTGTACAAAGGTGACAATCGTGTCATCGTAAACGGTAAAGAAGGTACACTTGTACAACATATCGAAAAGGTGTTTCAGGATGGAGAGCTAGTCTCCAAAAAAATGGTGGGCAAATCGGTATCGACCAATCGTGTCGATAAAGTAATTGCTGTTGGAACCAAAGCGAAACCTGTTGTGAAGGAGCCGGTGATTCAGACGGTATCGGCCCAAACATCCACAGCAAAGAAAGAAACGACAACGAACTCGAAGAAAACCGCTGCATCAGGCAGCAAAGTCATTACCGTCTCAGGCACTTCTTTTAAATATTCCAAAGTACTTAAAAATGTATCGATGACCGCTTACTCTTCTGAGGAACCTGGCATTGGCACAAAAACAGCTTCCGGTACCCGGGTAACTGAAGGACGGACCATTGCGGTTGATCCCAAAGTGATTCCGATCGGCTGGTGGGTGTACATTGAGGGCCTCGGCTTCCGTCGTGCGGAAGATACTGGCGGCGCCATTAAAGGCAACAAAATCGATGTGTATTATGACAGTGTGAAGCATGCCCTGAACTTCGGACGTAAGAAAGGCAAGACGGTATATGTCATCGGTCCGGTTAAGCCGGAAGCGAACTAA
- the rnmV gene encoding ribonuclease M5, whose amino-acid sequence MIKEVIVVEGRDDTVAIRRAVEADTIETGGSAINQRILKRIALAQERRGVIVLTDPDHAGERIRKIIANKVPGCKHAFIPEADATRKGDIGVENASPEAIRHALARVHTSYEGVPSLIDWEDLIAAGLIVHPQAAARRMEMGNLLGIGYCNGKQFHKRLGVFQISREEFSAALSQIEREGL is encoded by the coding sequence ATGATAAAAGAAGTCATTGTCGTAGAAGGACGCGACGATACCGTCGCCATCCGGCGGGCTGTTGAGGCTGACACAATAGAAACGGGTGGATCTGCCATCAACCAGCGAATTCTGAAGCGAATTGCACTTGCGCAGGAGAGACGGGGTGTGATTGTTCTTACGGACCCGGATCATGCGGGTGAGCGGATTCGCAAAATTATTGCAAACAAGGTCCCAGGCTGCAAGCATGCTTTTATTCCCGAAGCAGATGCAACGCGCAAAGGGGATATCGGGGTTGAGAATGCCTCACCTGAGGCAATTCGTCATGCGCTGGCGCGTGTGCATACCTCGTATGAGGGTGTACCGAGCCTGATTGATTGGGAGGACTTGATTGCAGCAGGACTGATTGTGCACCCGCAGGCAGCCGCAAGGCGTATGGAGATGGGGAATCTGCTGGGCATAGGTTATTGTAACGGAAAGCAGTTCCACAAGCGGCTGGGCGTATTCCAGATCAGCCGGGAAGAGTTCTCTGCAGCATTATCGCAAATTGAACGTGAAGGATTGTGA
- the spoVG gene encoding septation regulator SpoVG, whose product MQITDVRLRRVNSEGRMKAIASITIDNEFVVHDIRVIDGNNGMFVAMPSKRTPDGEFRDIAHPISSGTREKIQAAVLTEYDRAATEEEVIEEGA is encoded by the coding sequence ATGCAAATTACGGATGTCAGACTCCGCCGTGTTAACTCGGAAGGGAGAATGAAGGCTATCGCATCCATTACCATCGATAACGAATTCGTCGTTCATGACATTCGCGTCATTGATGGGAACAACGGAATGTTTGTTGCTATGCCGAGCAAGCGGACTCCTGACGGAGAATTCCGTGATATCGCCCACCCGATCTCTTCCGGTACTCGTGAGAAGATTCAGGCTGCTGTTTTGACTGAGTATGACCGCGCTGCAACTGAGGAAGAAGTCATTGAAGAAGGTGCCTGA
- the ispE gene encoding 4-(cytidine 5'-diphospho)-2-C-methyl-D-erythritol kinase has protein sequence MKIYEKAPAKINLMLDVLHKRSDGFHEVEMIMTMVDLADRLEMSELPRDTIFISSQAGYIPLDEKNLAFQAARLIKERYDVRTGVHIHLDKKIPVAAGLAGGSSDAAATLRGLNRLWRLNIPDHELQELGAELGSDVPFCITGGTALATGRGEKLTPMPNPPQCWVILAKPPINVSTADVYGRFRSDKIVRHPSAAKMEQAIRNHSFAEVCGQMGNVLEDVTLKLYPEVQHLKDAMMKLGADGVLMSGSGPTVFGLVSKEAKVARIYNGLRGFCKEVYAVRMLT, from the coding sequence TTGAAAATTTACGAAAAAGCGCCTGCTAAAATTAATTTGATGCTGGACGTTTTACATAAAAGAAGCGACGGCTTCCATGAGGTCGAGATGATCATGACCATGGTCGATTTGGCAGATCGGCTGGAAATGTCAGAGCTGCCTCGCGATACGATATTTATCTCCAGTCAGGCCGGGTATATTCCGCTTGATGAGAAGAATTTGGCATTTCAGGCTGCCAGATTAATCAAAGAGCGTTACGATGTTCGTACTGGAGTGCACATTCATCTCGACAAGAAGATTCCGGTGGCTGCCGGTCTGGCAGGTGGCAGCAGTGATGCTGCAGCTACACTGCGTGGCTTGAACCGCCTCTGGCGTCTAAATATCCCGGACCATGAGCTTCAGGAACTCGGAGCAGAACTGGGTTCGGATGTGCCTTTTTGCATCACTGGGGGTACAGCACTCGCTACAGGACGTGGAGAGAAGCTGACCCCAATGCCTAACCCACCGCAATGTTGGGTTATCTTGGCCAAGCCTCCAATCAATGTCTCAACAGCGGATGTGTACGGAAGATTCCGAAGTGACAAGATTGTGCGGCATCCAAGTGCGGCCAAAATGGAGCAGGCCATTCGTAACCATTCCTTTGCCGAAGTGTGCGGACAGATGGGTAATGTGCTTGAGGATGTTACGCTTAAGCTGTATCCGGAAGTTCAGCATCTGAAGGATGCCATGATGAAGCTGGGTGCAGATGGGGTGCTCATGTCGGGTAGTGGCCCAACGGTATTCGGGCTGGTCTCCAAGGAAGCAAAGGTTGCACGTATCTATAATGGACTGCGCGGCTTCTGCAAAGAAGTGTATGCAGTACGCATGCTGACTTAG
- the yabG gene encoding sporulation peptidase YabG, translated as MNIGDLVVRKSYGGDVTFRVEGLQLDSAVIKGTEFRLLADSPVDDLIQVPYEPQSAKTRQAHVKAHQTLSRLQQNRIEQAERNREGLAQDWSAQREPAYFEMPGKVLHLDGDPNYLKKSMSLYEQLRVPAEGQYVHESAMADALYRLLPKVQPDIVVITGHDGVLKTRQPYDLYSLGSYKNSQNFVAAIQVARQYERHLDALTIVAGACQSHFEALLRAGANFASSPGRILIHALDPVYVAAKAAFTSVRETVNMNDILHNTISGSQGVGGVETRGSYRVGLPGLNDLSTLKVNPSAV; from the coding sequence ATGAATATCGGAGACTTGGTCGTTCGTAAGTCATACGGTGGAGACGTGACTTTTCGGGTGGAAGGCCTCCAGTTGGATAGCGCGGTCATTAAAGGGACCGAATTCCGGCTGCTTGCCGACTCCCCCGTGGACGATTTGATACAGGTTCCTTATGAACCGCAGAGTGCCAAGACCAGGCAGGCACATGTAAAAGCGCATCAGACACTCTCCAGGCTGCAGCAGAACCGGATTGAACAGGCAGAACGTAACCGTGAAGGCCTAGCACAGGACTGGTCTGCACAGCGGGAGCCGGCTTACTTTGAAATGCCAGGCAAGGTACTTCATTTGGATGGAGATCCAAATTACCTGAAAAAAAGCATGAGTCTCTATGAGCAGCTTCGTGTTCCAGCAGAGGGTCAATATGTCCATGAGTCAGCCATGGCCGATGCCCTGTATCGTCTTCTTCCCAAAGTGCAGCCTGACATTGTAGTCATTACGGGCCATGATGGAGTGCTGAAGACCCGTCAGCCTTACGACTTATACAGTCTCGGGAGTTACAAAAATTCACAAAATTTTGTAGCAGCGATCCAGGTTGCAAGACAATATGAACGTCATCTGGATGCGCTTACGATAGTTGCAGGAGCATGTCAGTCCCATTTTGAGGCACTACTGCGGGCAGGTGCGAACTTTGCCAGTTCACCAGGCCGAATTCTGATTCATGCTCTTGATCCGGTATATGTGGCAGCCAAGGCAGCCTTTACTTCCGTTAGGGAAACGGTGAATATGAATGATATTTTGCATAACACCATAAGTGGCAGCCAGGGTGTCGGTGGTGTCGAAACACGCGGCAGCTATCGCGTTGGTCTGCCTGGTTTGAATGATTTATCTACGCTAAAAGTGAACCCGTCAGCTGTCTAA
- the veg gene encoding biofilm formation stimulator Veg gives MAKNTLLDIKRNLDAHIGQKIMLRANGGRRKTIERTGVLEETYPSVFIVKLDEEQETFKRVSYSYADILTESVEVMVFDPGSQTPNSYMET, from the coding sequence ATGGCTAAAAATACGCTGTTGGATATCAAACGCAATCTCGACGCTCATATAGGTCAAAAAATTATGTTGCGGGCTAATGGTGGCCGCCGTAAGACCATCGAGCGCACGGGTGTATTGGAAGAAACGTACCCTTCTGTTTTTATCGTCAAGCTTGATGAGGAGCAAGAAACCTTCAAGCGAGTATCTTACAGTTATGCAGATATACTTACGGAGTCGGTGGAAGTCATGGTATTTGACCCAGGCAGCCAGACGCCTAACTCCTACATGGAGACGTAA
- a CDS encoding small, acid-soluble spore protein, alpha/beta type codes for MSRRRRSVMSDELKNELAKDLGFYDTVQQEGWGGIKAKDAGNMVKRAIQLAEEAARKS; via the coding sequence ATGAGCCGCAGAAGAAGAAGTGTGATGTCAGATGAGCTCAAGAATGAGCTGGCAAAAGACCTGGGTTTTTATGATACCGTGCAGCAGGAAGGCTGGGGTGGCATCAAAGCCAAGGATGCGGGCAATATGGTGAAGCGTGCCATTCAGCTTGCTGAAGAGGCAGCACGCAAATCGTAA
- a CDS encoding TatD family hydrolase — protein MMLFDTHTHLDAPQFDEDREEMIQRAVDAGVGCMINVGFNRETIPSTMKLAETYDFIYAAVGWHPQDAITMQEGDLEWIASLCKHEKVVAIGEIGLDYYWDTSPKDVQHRVLRQQIGLARELNMPIVIHNRDAHEDIVKILREEKAGEVGGVMHSFSGSWETAKLCLDLGFHLSFGGPITFKNAKQPKEVLAKVPMDRFFIETDSPYLTPHPYRGKRNETAHVRLVAEAAAEIKGIPVEEIAAITTKNAMERFGIR, from the coding sequence ATGATGTTATTCGACACTCATACACACTTGGATGCACCGCAATTCGACGAGGACCGCGAGGAGATGATTCAGCGCGCTGTAGACGCCGGGGTTGGCTGCATGATCAATGTCGGTTTCAATCGGGAGACCATTCCATCCACGATGAAACTTGCCGAAACGTATGATTTTATTTATGCTGCTGTAGGCTGGCATCCTCAGGATGCGATTACGATGCAGGAGGGTGATCTCGAGTGGATTGCGTCTCTGTGCAAACATGAAAAGGTTGTTGCCATAGGCGAGATTGGTCTGGATTATTATTGGGACACTTCTCCCAAGGATGTTCAGCATCGTGTCCTGAGACAACAGATCGGACTAGCTCGTGAACTTAACATGCCGATTGTCATTCATAATCGCGACGCTCATGAGGATATTGTCAAAATTTTGCGCGAGGAAAAAGCTGGAGAAGTCGGGGGTGTGATGCACTCGTTCTCTGGAAGCTGGGAAACGGCAAAACTCTGTCTGGATCTAGGGTTCCATCTATCCTTCGGGGGACCAATCACGTTCAAAAACGCCAAGCAGCCAAAAGAGGTACTGGCGAAGGTGCCAATGGACCGATTTTTCATCGAAACAGACTCCCCATATCTGACACCACATCCTTATCGTGGAAAACGAAATGAAACAGCGCATGTACGTCTGGTTGCAGAGGCAGCTGCGGAAATTAAAGGCATTCCGGTAGAGGAAATTGCTGCAATAACGACCAAAAATGCCATGGAACGATTTGGGATTCGTTAA
- the rsmA gene encoding 16S rRNA (adenine(1518)-N(6)/adenine(1519)-N(6))-dimethyltransferase RsmA, translated as MKGMDETLEIATPKRTKEIIQRHGFSFKKSLGQNFLIDQNILNKIVNAADLDESKGALEIGPGIGALTERLARVAGPVTAVEIDQRLLPILGEVMEPYPNVRVQHGDVLKLDLAGLFRTDFASVNKVSVVANLPYYVTTPIMMKLLEEKLPVDSIVVMIQKEVAERMAAAPGSKDYGSLSIAVQYYSVPELVCIVPPTVFIPQPNVESAVIKLKVREQPPVEVPSEAHFFEVVQASFAQRRKTISNNLKARFFTKENREQADQLLEQAGIQPSRRGETLSLQEYATLSTVMWDAGVRAGL; from the coding sequence ATGAAAGGCATGGATGAGACTTTAGAAATTGCAACACCTAAGCGAACGAAAGAAATTATTCAAAGGCACGGATTCTCATTTAAAAAAAGTTTGGGTCAGAACTTTCTGATTGATCAGAATATATTGAATAAAATTGTAAATGCTGCCGATCTGGACGAGTCCAAGGGTGCACTCGAAATCGGTCCGGGGATCGGGGCACTTACGGAGAGACTGGCCCGGGTAGCCGGCCCTGTAACAGCTGTGGAAATCGATCAACGTCTACTGCCTATCCTTGGTGAAGTCATGGAACCATATCCTAACGTTCGGGTACAGCATGGTGATGTGCTGAAGCTGGACTTGGCGGGGCTTTTCCGTACAGACTTTGCTAGTGTAAATAAGGTGAGTGTTGTAGCCAATCTGCCGTATTATGTAACGACTCCTATTATGATGAAACTGCTGGAAGAAAAACTGCCGGTAGACAGCATTGTCGTCATGATCCAGAAGGAAGTAGCAGAACGAATGGCAGCTGCACCGGGCTCGAAGGACTACGGAAGTCTGAGCATTGCAGTCCAATACTACAGTGTGCCTGAATTGGTCTGCATTGTGCCGCCAACCGTATTCATTCCGCAACCGAATGTAGAATCAGCCGTCATCAAGCTCAAGGTTCGTGAACAGCCCCCTGTCGAAGTACCGAGTGAAGCGCATTTTTTCGAAGTGGTACAAGCCTCATTCGCCCAACGGAGAAAAACCATCTCGAACAATCTGAAAGCCCGCTTCTTCACGAAGGAAAATCGGGAGCAGGCCGACCAGTTGCTGGAGCAGGCTGGCATTCAGCCGTCCAGACGGGGTGAGACACTTAGTTTGCAGGAATATGCGACCCTAAGCACTGTAATGTGGGACGCAGGAGTTCGTGCCGGTCTGTAA